The following coding sequences are from one Rutidosis leptorrhynchoides isolate AG116_Rl617_1_P2 chromosome 11, CSIRO_AGI_Rlap_v1, whole genome shotgun sequence window:
- the LOC139875647 gene encoding putative disease resistance RPP13-like protein 1, with the protein MIVSAFVDVLVDKLISGSLMNFARLEGIDTHMKKWKKNLNQIQDVLVDAGHKQITQKAVASWLQELQELAYDIEDVVDDIATEAMKRELNKEPDSSTSTTSKFITKARNGFTQCVYGLKMSSKLDEISVRLIELLDQKTNLGLDVYGKFERSSDYSNRRLETSLVDVSKVLGREEDTEALLEKLLGGEASNHNVSIVPIVGLGGVGKTTLAKLMYNNKKVKDYFEVMAWVCVSDEFNVLSISNTIYQAVTGEDKTFTDLNLLHVALKTKLSQKRFLIVLDDVWNEDYKAWETLEQPLVGLPGSKIIVTTRKTRVASIMTTATPHFLNPLSDEYSLSLFAKCALNEDNFENHPSLVPFAQGIIKKCDGLPLALIALGRVLKTKGNDEDEWEKLLNSEIWSSDVGSDHILPALKLSYYDLPSQLKQLFAYCCLFPKDYEFDKKQLVLLWMAEGFLNPSKGNLSMESLGFRYFEELQSRSFFQHSTDSESEYIMHDLMNDLAISVAGEFFCMLDEKMDLNGRIKAFEKFRHFSFIRPEDVIYRKFKELHRATHLRTFLPVSVSELIHQINFTFLWPHYFKLDNVFVELLPKLQFLRVLNLSYCKITEVPMFIGNLKHIRYLNFSGTIIKRLPEQVGELCNLQSLLARECHDLASLSFSFEKLINLRHLDLKDTPLLKNFSLGIGELTNLQTLSKVFIEGCSGFKLSELKDLVDLKGELSIEGLEKVMDPIQAKDANLQQKKGLDDIFLKWTDVFDDSRNLQTEYEVLEYLRPHCKLKTLEILFYGGVKFPSWVGDPSFNQLRELTLNGCSSCTQLTTGSFPHLVELYITDCPKLANVSIGSLPLLEVLNIEACSEELLRSIICASSSIRKMKMTRIEGLTKLDGDVLKHLNALEDLEINKCDELRYLWDSESKAYGLLVSLQKLEVYHCNELVSMGEKEEVSVNVGSNIDKGSVLRDVTLWGCDSLESYNCPISVVKLNISHCDSVTSLTLGSMVKKANLLQHLKIKFCKNLKSFTHKHLKSLTCLEEMEIIYCPSMDDSFPCGLWPPNLRKLNIGCLKKPMSEWGLQNCPPSLVQLDLDGSDSGVKSFAMEEDAMNNTTDSTSILLPPSLTILNICNFKDVEDVPKTTSSLRVMVNWQLKK; encoded by the coding sequence ATGATTGTTAGCGCATTTGTGGATGTGTTAGTCGACAAGCTGATTTCTGGTTCGTTGATGAATTTTGCTCGACTTGAAGGAATCGATACTCATATGAAGAAATGGAAGAAAAATTTGAACCAGATCCAAGATGTGCTCGTTGATGCAGGTCACAAGCAAATAACTCAAAAAGCTGTTGCATCATGGCTACAAGAGCTTCAGGAACTGGCCTATGACATAGAAGATGTAGTTGATGATATAGCCACTGAAGCTATGAAGAGGGAGCTGAATAAAGAACCTGATTCCAGCACCAGCACTACTAGTAAGTTTATTACGAAAGCCCGAAATGGTTTTACTCAGTGCGTGTATGGTCTTAAGATGAGTTCAAAGCTAGATGAGATTTCTGTTAGATTAATTGAACTTCTTGACCAGAAAACTAATCTCGGTCTGGATGTTTACGGGAAATTCGAAAGATCATCAGATTATTCGAACAGACGGTTGGAAACTTCACTTGTTGACGTGTCCAAAGTTTTGGGTCGGGAAGAGGATACAGAGGCATTGCTCGAAAAGCTATTGGGGGGTGAAGCAAGTAATCATAATGTGAGCATCGTGCCAATAGTTGGTCTCGGAGGTGTTGGAAAAACAACACTAGCAAAATTAATGTACAACAATAAGAAAGTTAAGGATTACTTTGAAGTCATGGCTTGGGTTTGTGTTTCAGACGAGTTCAATGTATTGAGTATTAGTAACACCATTTATCAGGCTGTCACCGGGGAGGATAAAACATTTACAGATCTAAATCTACTTCATGTGGCACTTAAAACAAAACTGTCACAAAAACGGTTCTTGATAGTGTTGGACGACGTCTGGAACGAAGACTACAAGGCATGGGAAACGCTTGAACAACCACTTGTTGGGTTACCTGGTAGTAAAATTATAGTTACGACCCGGAAGACGAGGGTGGCATCAATAATGACCACGGCAACACCTCACTTTCTGAACCCTTTGTCAGATGAATATTCTCTGTCTTTATTTGCCAAATGTGCGCTAAATGAAGATAACTTTGAGAATCATCCTTCACTTGTACCGTTTGCTCAAGGTATTATTAAAAAATGTGATGGTTTGCCTTTGGCTTTGATAGCACTTGGGAGGGTCTTGAAGACTAAGGGAAACGATGAAGATGAATGGGAAAAGTTGTTAAACAGCGAGATATGGAGCTCAGATGTTGGAAGTGACCATATTCTTCCGGCTCTTAAGCTAAGCTATTATGATCTCCCATCTCAACTGAAGCAACTTTTTGCATATTGTTGCTTATTCCCGAAAGATTACGAGTTCGACAAGAAACAACTAGTGTTACTCTGGATGGCAGAGGGATTTTTAAACCCATCAAAAGGCAACTTGTCAATGGAGAGTTTGGGTTTCCGGTATTTTGAAGAGTTACAATCAAGGTCGTTTTTTCAACATTCAACAGATAGTGAATCCGAATACATCATGCACGACTTGATGAATGACCTTGCCATTAGTGTCGCGGGTGAGTTTTTTTGTATGTTGGACGAGAAGATGGATCTTAATGGTAGGATCAAAGCTTTTGAAAAGTTCCGTCACTTTTCATTCATACGTCCAGAAGATGTAATATATAGAAAGTTTAAGGAATTACACAGAGCTACACACTTAAGAACCTTCCTACCAGTGTCAGTGTCAGAATTAATACATCAAATAAATTTCACATTTTTGTGGCCTCATTATTTTAAATTGGACAACGTTTTTGTTGAATTACTTCCAAAACTACAATTTCTAAGGGTGTTGAACTTGAGTTATTGTAAGATTACTGAGGTACCAATGTTTATTGGAAATCTCAAACATATCAGGTACCTCAATTTTTCAGGAACTATCATTAAAAGATTACCTGAACAAGTCGGTGAGCTATGTAATCTGCAAAGCTTGCTGGCTCGTGAGTGTCATGATTTAGCTAGCTTGTCGTTCAGTTTTGAGAAGTTAATAAACTTACGACATCTTGACTTGAAAGATACTCCTTTGTTGAAGAACTTTAGCTTAGGGATTGGTGAGTTGACAAATCTACAAACTCTATCCAAGGTTTTCATTGAAGGATGTAGTGGGTTTAAATTATCTGAACTAAAAGACCTTGTTGATCTTAAGGGTGAACTTTCCATTGAAGGGTTGGAAAAAGTGATGGATCCAATACAAGCAAAGGATGCCAACTTGCAACAAAAGAAGGGTCTTGATGATATTTTTTTGAAATGGACAGATGTGTTTGATGATTCTCGAAATTTGCAGACTGAATATGAAGTTCTTGAATATCTAAGACCTCATTGTAAGTTGAAGACACTCGAGATTTTGTTCTATGGGGGAGTGAAATTTCCTAGTTGGGTTGGAGATCCATCATTCAATCAGCTAAGGGAACTCACATTAAATGGTTGTAGTAGTTGTACACAATTAACAACTGGATCGTTTCCTCATCTTGTTGAACTATATATAACAGATTGTCCGAAACTTGCCAATGTGTCAATTGGATCGTTACCGTTACTTGAGGTTTTAAATATAGAAGCATGCTCTGAAGAATTATTAAGATCCATAATTTGTGCGTCTTCTTCAATTCGTAAGATGAAAATGACTCGTATTGAAGGACTTACGAAACTGGATGGGGATGTTTTGAAACATCTCAACGCACTTGAAGATCTAGAGATTAATAAATGTGATGAATTGAGATACTTGTGGGATTCAGAATCGAAGGCATACGGGCTTCTTGTGAGTTTACAAAAGTTGGAAGTATATCATTGTAATGAGTTGGTATCAATGGGAGAGAAAGAGGAGGTTAGTGTTAATGTGGGGAGTAACATTGATAAAGGATCTGTCCTTCGAGATGTAACTCTTTGGGGTTGTGATTCATTGGAGAGTTACAATTGCCCTATTAGTGTCGTGAAGTTGAACATCAGTCATTGTGATTCAGTGACATCATTGACATTGGGATCAATGGTAAAGAAAGCGAATCTCCTGCAACACTTGAAAATAAAATTTTGCAAGAATTTGAAGTCATTTACTCACAAACATTTGAAAAGTCTCACATGTTTGGAAGAGATGGAGATAATATATTGTCCAAGCATGGATGATTCATTTCCATGTGGGTTGTGGCCTCCTAATTTAAGAAAGCTAAATATTGGATGCTTAAAGAAGCCAATGTCAGAGTGGGGCCTTCAAAATTGCCCACCCTCACTTGTTCAACTAGACTTAGATGGTTCTGATTCAGGAGTGAAATCATTTGCAATGGAAGAAGATGCAATGAATAATACTACTGATTCAACATCGATACTTCTTCCACCATCTCTAACTATTTTAAACATATGTAATTTTAAGGATGTTGAAGATGTGCCAAAGACAACTTCGTCTTTGAGAGTGATGGTGAATTGGCAATTGAAAAAATAA